In Rahnella variigena, one DNA window encodes the following:
- a CDS encoding DeoR family transcriptional regulator, protein MLKKNRHQAILQLVEQHEVLQVSELAQSLDVSLETIRRDLSEMQDKGLILRRHGRARRLAAQPETSWLNSLQRCPQL, encoded by the coding sequence GTGCTTAAAAAAAATCGCCATCAGGCCATCCTTCAGTTGGTAGAACAACATGAAGTGTTACAGGTTAGCGAACTGGCACAATCGCTGGATGTGAGTCTTGAAACGATCCGACGTGACTTGAGTGAAATGCAGGACAAGGGATTGATTTTACGCCGCCATGGACGCGCGCGTCGTCTGGCCGCTCAGCCAGAAACATCCTGGCTAAACAGTTTGCAGCGCTGCCCGCAGCTTTAA
- the moeA gene encoding molybdopterin molybdotransferase MoeA translates to MEFNTAGLISLQEALDKMRAYVPKKTAQDAESLPLASAAGRITAAPVLSPIFVPPFDNSAMDGYALRIEDLHEGAVLPVAGKAFAGAPFHGEWPAGTCIRIMTGAPVPAGADTVIMQEQAEVSDAGIRFTATAQKGQNIRLTGDDIKQGDSVLPAGVRLGAAELPLLASLGVTEVQVWKPLKVAVFSTGDELQPVGTPLQEGQIYDTNRFAVRLMLEQLGCTVLDLGIIRDDPQALRKAFEEANEFADLVISSGGVSVGEADYTKQMLDELGEIGFWKLAMKPGKPFAFGKLKDSWFCGLPGNPVSAALTFYQLVQPFIAQLSGHSAWQFPPRLKAIAVTPLKKSPGRLDFQRGIFSTNAEGQLEVRTTGHQGSHVFSSFSQANCFIVLERERDNVTAGEIVEVEPFNALLRS, encoded by the coding sequence ATGGAATTCAACACTGCAGGTTTGATCTCACTTCAGGAAGCGCTGGATAAAATGCGCGCTTACGTTCCGAAAAAAACAGCGCAGGATGCCGAATCTCTGCCACTGGCAAGCGCCGCTGGCCGTATTACTGCGGCGCCGGTGCTTTCCCCGATTTTTGTCCCGCCTTTTGATAACTCCGCGATGGACGGTTATGCCCTGCGCATTGAAGACCTGCACGAGGGCGCCGTCCTGCCGGTGGCGGGAAAAGCCTTTGCCGGCGCGCCTTTTCATGGCGAATGGCCTGCCGGAACCTGTATCCGCATCATGACCGGTGCGCCGGTTCCGGCCGGTGCCGACACAGTGATCATGCAGGAACAGGCAGAAGTTTCAGACGCGGGAATACGTTTCACTGCAACGGCGCAAAAAGGCCAGAATATCCGCCTGACCGGTGACGACATTAAGCAAGGCGACAGCGTTTTGCCTGCTGGCGTGCGTCTGGGTGCAGCAGAATTACCGCTGCTGGCATCCCTTGGCGTGACTGAGGTACAGGTCTGGAAGCCGCTGAAAGTCGCCGTATTTTCCACTGGTGATGAGCTGCAACCTGTCGGTACGCCTCTGCAGGAAGGCCAGATTTATGACACGAACCGGTTTGCCGTGCGTCTGATGCTCGAGCAACTCGGCTGTACGGTGCTGGATTTAGGCATTATCCGCGACGATCCGCAGGCATTGCGTAAAGCGTTTGAAGAAGCCAATGAATTTGCCGATTTGGTGATTTCCAGCGGCGGTGTTTCCGTCGGTGAGGCTGATTACACCAAACAGATGCTGGACGAACTGGGCGAAATTGGTTTCTGGAAACTGGCCATGAAACCGGGCAAACCGTTTGCTTTCGGAAAACTGAAAGACAGCTGGTTCTGCGGACTGCCGGGAAATCCGGTGTCGGCTGCACTGACGTTTTATCAGCTGGTTCAGCCATTTATCGCTCAGCTTTCCGGTCACAGTGCCTGGCAGTTCCCGCCACGTCTGAAAGCGATAGCCGTAACGCCGCTGAAAAAATCGCCGGGACGCCTCGATTTCCAGCGCGGTATTTTCAGCACCAATGCAGAAGGTCAGCTGGAAGTGCGCACTACCGGCCATCAGGGATCGCACGTCTTCAGCTCATTCAGCCAGGCTAACTGTTTTATCGTACTTGAGCGTGAACGCGACAATGTTACGGCTGGCGAAATCGTTGAAGTCGAGCCTTTTAACGCGCTGCTGCGGAGCTGA
- the moeB gene encoding molybdopterin-synthase adenylyltransferase MoeB produces the protein MATLPELTDAETMRYNRQIVLKGFDFDAQEQLKASHALIVGLGGLGCAAAQYLAAAGTGTLTLLDFDTVSLSNLQRQTLHTDARIGMPKVDSAAIALAAINPHIRLNQVNAQADDDLLRELIAACDVVVDCTDNVTTRNQLNSECFAQKKPLVSGAAIRMEGQLSVFTYQPQEPCYRCLSRLFGENALTCVEAGVMAPLVGTIGSLQAMETIKLLTKFGETPRGKLLMFDAMTLQFREMKLIKDPHCEVCGDC, from the coding sequence ATGGCGACTCTGCCGGAACTGACGGACGCTGAAACCATGCGCTATAACCGCCAGATAGTACTGAAAGGGTTTGATTTTGATGCGCAGGAACAGCTGAAAGCCAGCCACGCGCTGATTGTCGGGCTGGGAGGTTTAGGCTGCGCCGCCGCGCAATATCTGGCGGCGGCAGGCACCGGCACATTAACGCTGCTGGATTTCGATACGGTATCGCTCTCAAACCTGCAACGCCAGACGCTGCACACTGACGCGCGGATCGGGATGCCGAAAGTCGACTCCGCCGCCATAGCGCTGGCGGCAATCAATCCGCACATCCGCTTAAATCAGGTAAATGCTCAGGCGGATGACGATTTATTACGCGAACTGATCGCCGCCTGCGACGTGGTGGTGGATTGCACCGACAATGTCACGACGCGTAATCAGCTGAACAGTGAATGTTTCGCGCAGAAAAAACCGCTGGTCTCCGGCGCCGCTATCCGTATGGAAGGTCAGCTCAGCGTATTTACCTACCAGCCGCAGGAACCCTGCTATCGCTGCCTGAGCCGGTTATTCGGTGAAAATGCACTGACCTGCGTGGAAGCTGGCGTCATGGCCCCGCTGGTCGGCACCATCGGCAGCTTGCAGGCGATGGAAACCATCAAACTGCTGACAAAATTTGGCGAAACCCCACGAGGAAAACTGCTGATGTTCGACGCCATGACGTTGCAGTTTCGCGAAATGAAACTGATCAAAGATCCGCATTGTGAAGTGTGTGGTGATTGTTGA
- a CDS encoding ABC-F family ATPase, whose amino-acid sequence MLSTYNITMQFGSKPLFENINVKFGGGNRYGLIGANGCGKSTFMKILGGDLVPSGGNVVLDPNERLGKLRQDQFAFEQFSVLDTVIMGHTELWEVKEERDRIYAMAEMSEEDGYKVADLEVAYGEMDGYSAESRAGELLLGVGIPVEQHYGPMSEIAPGFKLRVLLAQALFSDPEILLLDEPTNNLDIDTIRWLEQVLNERNSTMIIISHDRHFLNMVCTHMADLDYGELRVYPGNYDEYMTAATQARELLTANNAKKKAQIAELQSFVSRFSANASKSKQATSRARQIDKIQLDEIKASSRQNPYMRFEQDKKLFRNALEVEKITKGFDNGPLFKNLGLMLEVGEKVAILGANGIGKSTLLKTLVGEHEPESGSVKWSENSKIGYYAQDHEYEFDDTLNVFDWMSQWKSEKDDEQAVRGVLGRLLFGQDDIKKKVKVLSGGEKGRMLFGKLMMQRPNILIMDEPTNHLDMESIESLNMALEMYEGTLIFVSHDREFVSSLATRILEMTPTRVIDFSGNYEDYLRSQGINT is encoded by the coding sequence GTGCTAAGTACTTACAACATCACCATGCAATTCGGCAGCAAGCCGTTATTTGAAAACATTAACGTGAAATTTGGCGGCGGTAACCGTTATGGCCTGATTGGCGCGAACGGTTGTGGCAAGTCCACTTTCATGAAGATCCTCGGTGGCGATTTAGTGCCTTCTGGCGGTAACGTCGTTCTTGATCCGAACGAACGTCTGGGTAAATTACGCCAGGATCAGTTCGCCTTCGAACAGTTCAGCGTGCTGGACACCGTGATCATGGGCCACACCGAATTGTGGGAAGTGAAGGAAGAGCGCGACCGCATTTACGCCATGGCGGAAATGAGCGAAGAAGACGGCTACAAAGTGGCTGATCTGGAAGTCGCTTACGGTGAAATGGACGGCTACAGCGCAGAATCCCGTGCCGGCGAACTGCTGCTGGGCGTAGGCATTCCTGTTGAGCAACATTATGGTCCGATGAGCGAAATCGCGCCGGGCTTTAAACTGCGTGTGCTTCTGGCGCAGGCACTGTTCTCCGACCCGGAAATTCTGCTGCTCGACGAACCAACGAACAACCTGGATATCGATACTATTCGCTGGCTGGAGCAGGTGCTGAACGAACGTAACAGCACCATGATCATCATTTCGCATGACCGTCACTTCCTGAACATGGTGTGTACGCACATGGCGGATCTGGACTACGGCGAACTGCGTGTTTATCCGGGCAACTATGATGAATACATGACGGCGGCAACGCAGGCTCGTGAACTTCTGACAGCTAATAACGCCAAGAAGAAAGCGCAGATTGCTGAACTGCAATCGTTCGTCAGCCGCTTCAGCGCCAACGCCTCTAAATCTAAACAGGCAACGTCCCGCGCCCGTCAGATTGATAAAATTCAGCTCGATGAAATCAAAGCATCCAGCCGTCAGAACCCTTACATGCGTTTCGAGCAGGACAAAAAACTGTTCCGTAATGCGCTGGAAGTGGAAAAGATCACCAAAGGTTTCGACAACGGTCCGCTGTTTAAAAACCTCGGCCTGATGCTGGAAGTCGGCGAGAAAGTCGCGATTCTGGGTGCCAACGGTATCGGTAAATCGACCCTGCTGAAAACGCTGGTCGGTGAACATGAGCCGGAAAGCGGTTCAGTGAAATGGTCTGAAAACTCTAAAATCGGTTATTACGCGCAGGATCACGAATACGAATTCGACGATACCCTGAACGTATTCGACTGGATGAGCCAGTGGAAATCCGAGAAAGACGATGAGCAGGCTGTACGCGGTGTGTTAGGCCGTCTGCTGTTCGGTCAGGACGATATCAAGAAGAAAGTGAAAGTGCTTTCCGGTGGTGAGAAAGGTCGTATGTTATTCGGGAAACTGATGATGCAACGTCCAAACATCCTGATTATGGATGAACCAACTAACCACCTTGATATGGAATCCATCGAGTCACTGAACATGGCGCTGGAAATGTACGAAGGAACGCTGATCTTCGTTTCCCACGACCGTGAATTCGTCAGCTCACTGGCAACGCGTATTCTGGAAATGACACCGACCCGTGTGATTGATTTCTCTGGTAACTATGAAGATTACCTGCGTAGCCAGGGCATCAACACCTGA
- a CDS encoding nucleoside-specific channel-forming protein Tsx, with protein sequence MKNKIIAAGALMALSYSATVLADDSKGEFVSDWWHQSVNVVGSADTRFGPTLRNDVYLEYEAFAHKDWFDFYGYIDIPKTFGAGNGNDTGIWDKNGSPLFMEIEPRFSIDKLTGTDLSFGPFKEWYFANNYIYDMGPDSENRQNTWYMGLGTDIDTGLPMSLSLNVYAKYQWENYNAANENSWDGYRFKVKYFVPLTQLWGGNLSYIGFTNFDWGSSLGDDDMRDVNGNKARSNNSIASSHILSLNYTHWHYSFVARYFHNGGQWADGAELNFGNGNFDVKSTGWGYYGVIGYNF encoded by the coding sequence ATGAAAAATAAAATTATTGCAGCAGGCGCTTTGATGGCTTTGTCCTACAGCGCGACCGTGCTCGCTGATGATAGCAAGGGCGAATTTGTTTCTGACTGGTGGCACCAGAGTGTTAACGTTGTAGGCAGCGCGGATACCCGTTTCGGGCCGACACTGCGTAACGATGTTTACCTTGAATATGAAGCGTTTGCGCACAAAGACTGGTTTGATTTCTACGGCTATATCGATATTCCTAAAACCTTCGGCGCCGGTAACGGTAACGACACCGGTATCTGGGATAAAAACGGTTCTCCGCTGTTTATGGAAATCGAACCGCGTTTCTCTATTGATAAGCTGACCGGCACTGATCTGAGCTTTGGCCCGTTCAAAGAGTGGTATTTCGCGAACAACTATATCTACGATATGGGTCCGGACAGCGAAAACCGTCAGAACACCTGGTACATGGGTCTGGGCACCGATATTGATACCGGCCTGCCGATGAGCCTGTCTCTGAACGTGTATGCAAAATACCAGTGGGAAAACTACAACGCTGCCAACGAAAACAGCTGGGACGGTTACCGTTTCAAAGTGAAATACTTTGTTCCGCTGACACAGTTGTGGGGCGGCAACCTGAGCTACATCGGGTTCACCAACTTCGACTGGGGCTCCTCACTCGGTGATGATGATATGCGTGACGTGAACGGCAACAAAGCGCGTTCTAACAACTCTATCGCCTCAAGCCATATTCTGTCCCTGAACTACACGCACTGGCATTACTCGTTCGTGGCGCGATACTTCCACAACGGCGGCCAGTGGGCTGACGGCGCAGAGCTGAACTTCGGCAACGGTAACTTCGATGTGAAGTCCACCGGCTGGGGTTACTACGGCGTGATCGGCTACAACTTCTGA
- the parS gene encoding type II RES/Xre toxin-antitoxin system antitoxin, with product MNSKISGLSSSLLQKPATPLWQSAGLPASSGISLINAIQKGFPVDSISRLNTELGWPKMVLLEIMGINERNYARRKAGNGLLKSEESERVARLVRIVDAATDLFEGDRVAALEWFTRPAPALDGSRPLELLSSEAGAVEVSRLIGRLEHGVFN from the coding sequence ATGAATTCAAAAATTTCCGGGCTGTCTTCCAGCCTTTTGCAAAAACCTGCAACCCCGCTTTGGCAATCTGCGGGACTTCCCGCAAGCAGCGGAATTAGTTTGATTAATGCCATACAAAAGGGATTTCCGGTTGATAGTATCAGCCGTCTTAATACTGAGCTGGGATGGCCGAAAATGGTGTTACTGGAAATAATGGGGATTAACGAACGTAATTATGCGCGTCGTAAAGCCGGGAACGGATTGCTGAAAAGTGAAGAGAGCGAGCGAGTGGCGCGGCTGGTACGCATCGTAGATGCTGCCACCGATTTGTTTGAAGGGGATCGTGTCGCTGCGCTCGAGTGGTTTACCCGCCCTGCTCCGGCACTGGATGGCTCACGTCCGCTGGAACTGTTGTCCTCTGAAGCGGGTGCGGTGGAAGTCAGCCGGTTGATTGGTCGTCTTGAGCACGGTGTTTTCAATTGA
- a CDS encoding RES family NAD+ phosphorylase, which translates to MKLFRIVQTRHLATAWSGAGAQLYGGRWNPPGRPVVYVTTSISLAILEILVHLQNSMLMRSYTLLSIEVPEELLDTLEVSELASDWRSASPPDSTQRQGDAWLEEGDYVGLKVPSVIVPSEYNVLLNPQHPAFVDLLSSVEREPMIFDPRLQ; encoded by the coding sequence TTGAAGCTGTTTCGTATCGTGCAAACCCGCCATCTGGCGACAGCCTGGTCGGGCGCAGGTGCACAGCTTTATGGCGGGCGCTGGAATCCGCCGGGCAGGCCGGTGGTTTATGTCACCACCAGTATTTCGCTGGCGATCCTGGAAATCCTGGTGCATTTGCAAAACAGTATGCTGATGCGGTCGTATACCTTGCTCAGTATAGAAGTGCCGGAGGAACTGCTGGATACGCTGGAAGTTTCCGAACTGGCATCTGACTGGCGGAGTGCATCGCCGCCGGACAGCACACAACGTCAGGGTGACGCCTGGCTCGAGGAAGGTGATTATGTCGGGCTGAAAGTGCCGTCGGTCATTGTGCCGTCGGAATACAACGTGTTGCTGAATCCGCAGCATCCGGCTTTTGTCGATTTACTGAGTTCAGTAGAACGCGAGCCGATGATATTTGACCCGCGCCTGCAATAG
- a CDS encoding DMT family transporter, with amino-acid sequence MTEMIMIILAIVAGAALSMQAAVNGQLGEKVGVLKSAFLTFSVGAAITAVLVLFLQTPQPETLLTVPKWQLAGALFGVPYIIVMVTAVPRVGTAAATVAVILGQLSMGMLIDNFGWLDNPQIALSWHRLAAIPCLIIALALIYRSNRKAE; translated from the coding sequence ATGACTGAAATGATTATGATTATTCTTGCGATTGTCGCAGGTGCTGCGCTGAGTATGCAGGCGGCAGTCAACGGGCAGTTAGGGGAAAAGGTGGGTGTGCTGAAAAGCGCCTTTCTGACATTCAGCGTCGGCGCAGCAATTACTGCCGTGCTGGTGTTATTCCTGCAAACACCGCAACCGGAAACCTTGCTGACGGTACCAAAATGGCAACTTGCGGGGGCGTTATTTGGTGTGCCTTACATCATTGTGATGGTAACTGCCGTCCCGCGTGTCGGTACTGCAGCGGCGACTGTTGCAGTCATCCTCGGACAGCTGAGTATGGGGATGTTGATCGATAATTTCGGCTGGCTGGATAATCCGCAAATTGCGTTGTCATGGCACCGGCTGGCGGCTATTCCCTGCCTGATTATTGCGCTGGCGCTGATATATCGCAGTAACCGGAAAGCGGAATAA
- a CDS encoding DMT family transporter, translating to MNLMLIPLVILAGMGLSLEAGLIGPLGTEVGHLWATLSIFGVGAVLTGLLVLFFSPRNAPSFTEQPGWKLLGGVLGPVYVVVLTLATPVIGIGMTMIAILSGQVAKSVLIDHYGWFGTPHKKVGGERLLALLFIVAALILIAWG from the coding sequence ATGAATCTGATGTTAATTCCGCTGGTTATTCTGGCGGGGATGGGGCTGTCACTGGAGGCAGGACTGATTGGTCCGCTGGGAACAGAAGTCGGGCATCTGTGGGCAACACTGAGTATTTTCGGCGTCGGTGCCGTACTGACCGGTTTGCTGGTGCTGTTTTTCAGCCCGCGTAATGCGCCGTCTTTCACAGAACAACCAGGCTGGAAACTGCTGGGTGGCGTCCTCGGTCCCGTGTATGTCGTGGTGCTGACGCTCGCGACACCGGTCATTGGTATCGGCATGACAATGATTGCGATTTTATCCGGGCAGGTGGCGAAAAGTGTGCTGATCGACCATTACGGCTGGTTTGGTACGCCGCATAAGAAAGTCGGCGGTGAACGCCTGCTGGCTCTGCTGTTTATCGTTGCTGCACTTATTCTGATTGCCTGGGGCTGA
- a CDS encoding LysR family transcriptional regulator, which yields MKGFNQINIQALRLYVAVLDQGSFSEVARREAMSPSTVSRVISQLEQALQTQLLYRNTRAVSPTESGKLLAEHARQVLAQLDLAALDLQEQDSEPGGLIRINAPVVFGQRHLAPWLHELNARYPRLNIELMQTDDFIDPLQDSVDLLIRIGVMTDSTLQARTLGHQNFRLAASPAYLARAGTPKTPDDLVSHSCLVFKGFAGSQRWYFRQPEQEWRSLNLRGSLTSNNAETLTQAGIDAMGLVVFPTWLIGDALRDGRLVSVLEDYQVSTSPEPQTISALYPNSRRPSIKVRAVIDFLVEKFGSPAYWER from the coding sequence ATGAAAGGTTTTAATCAGATTAACATTCAGGCATTACGGCTGTATGTCGCCGTACTGGATCAGGGCAGTTTCTCTGAAGTGGCGCGCCGGGAAGCGATGTCGCCATCAACCGTATCGCGGGTGATTTCACAACTGGAACAGGCGTTACAGACACAGCTTTTGTACCGAAATACGCGTGCCGTCAGTCCGACAGAATCGGGCAAACTGCTGGCAGAACATGCGCGTCAGGTACTGGCTCAGCTGGATCTCGCCGCGCTGGATTTACAGGAACAGGACAGCGAACCCGGCGGACTGATCCGCATCAATGCTCCCGTAGTGTTTGGCCAGCGCCACCTTGCGCCGTGGCTGCATGAGCTCAACGCACGATACCCGCGCCTGAATATTGAACTGATGCAAACCGATGATTTCATCGACCCGTTACAGGACAGCGTGGATTTGCTGATCCGCATTGGCGTGATGACAGATTCCACTTTGCAGGCGCGTACGCTTGGCCACCAGAATTTCCGCCTTGCCGCGAGTCCGGCGTATCTTGCACGCGCAGGAACGCCGAAAACGCCGGACGATTTAGTCAGTCACAGTTGTCTGGTTTTCAAAGGATTTGCCGGTTCGCAGCGCTGGTATTTCCGTCAGCCTGAACAGGAATGGCGCTCGCTAAACCTGCGGGGATCACTGACCAGTAATAATGCAGAAACCCTGACACAGGCGGGGATCGACGCCATGGGGCTGGTTGTATTTCCTACCTGGCTGATAGGCGATGCATTGCGGGACGGTCGTCTGGTCAGCGTGCTCGAAGACTATCAGGTATCGACGTCGCCGGAGCCGCAAACCATATCGGCGCTGTACCCGAACAGCAGACGCCCTTCGATCAAAGTACGGGCGGTGATTGATTTTCTGGTGGAGAAGTTTGGGAGTCCGGCGTACTGGGAAAGGTAA
- a CDS encoding GNAT family N-acetyltransferase: MTGSSSLHWQDYHHSELNTAQLYAILALRSEVFVVEQTCVYQDIDGQDLTGENRHIIAWLDGKIAAYARILRSDDEVAIGRVIVAPSARGLKLGYQLMEQALISCQKHWPDARVAISAQAHLQGFYGRLGFVAYTEIYDEDGIAHVGMELNS, translated from the coding sequence ATGACCGGATCATCATCGCTTCACTGGCAGGATTACCATCACAGCGAACTCAACACAGCACAGCTTTACGCCATTCTGGCACTGCGCAGCGAAGTGTTTGTGGTCGAGCAAACCTGCGTATATCAGGACATCGACGGGCAGGATCTGACCGGTGAAAATCGTCATATCATCGCCTGGCTGGACGGTAAAATAGCGGCCTATGCGCGTATTCTGCGTTCCGATGATGAGGTGGCAATCGGACGGGTGATTGTTGCCCCTTCCGCGCGTGGCCTGAAACTGGGATATCAGCTGATGGAACAGGCGCTGATTTCCTGCCAGAAACACTGGCCGGACGCGCGCGTCGCGATTTCCGCGCAGGCGCATTTGCAGGGATTCTACGGCCGGCTGGGGTTTGTGGCGTATACGGAGATTTATGATGAAGATGGGATTGCGCATGTGGGGATGGAACTGAATTCCTGA